TCAAAGCGAAGTTTCTTTACTTCCAGATAGAGGCGGTTTAACTCCCCTCCTGTGTAGAGGAGCATCCAGAGGATCCCAACGCAAATCCCGAAAAAGAAAAGGAGAAGATTTCGAATTCTTTCGGGATGGGTTCGGAAATTAGGGATCTTCATCAACCCATTCCCTTCCCGTTTAACAGGGTGAGGAGCATGTAAGAGGCCGTATTTGCACCGAAAAAAGCGCTCAGAATATAGAGGATCTGTCGGAATAGGGCGGAGATATGACCGATGAGGACCCCTTCATGGAGTCCTTTTAGGGCTTCGAAGGTGCCGCCGATCGCAGCGATGATGGCCCAAAACTTCAGATCCTCGGAAACCTGAGCCATGAAATCAAAGGGGGGTTGACGGGTGATCAGCGCAGCCACCCCTGCCATCAAAGCGCCCCCCAGGACGATTCCAAACGCGACGAAAAAGACGGAGATCACCCGTACCATGTCAAATCCCCTTTCGCATTTCCGGGACTAGTTCATCTTATGAACGGAAAGCGGAGATCATGCTATAATAAAAGAAGCATGGAAGGGGGGATGAAGATGAGCCGCTATTGCCATTTGCATGTCCACTCGGAATACAGCTTGTTAAAAAGTGCCGCCCGCATCGAGGAGCTGGCCTCCCAGGCTGCCCGGATGGGGATGAAGGCATTGGCCCTTACAGATTTTGATGCGATGTATGGCATCATCCCTTTCTACCAGGCATGTAAGCGGGTGGGTGTAAAGCCGATTCTTGGATTGGAAATTTCAATGTCTCGAAAGGGAGGAGAGAAAGAATCGATTTTTCCTCTTGTCCTTTTGGCAGAGACTTATGAAGGATATCAAAACTTGATGCGTTTATCTACCCTGGCCCATTTAAAGGAAGAGGCTCCTCCCTTTCTTCACTTGGAGGAACTGAAAGCTCATTCCCGGGGAATCATCGCCTTGAGCGGCTCTGTGAGAGGGGAGATCCCACAGCTACTCCTCGCAGGCAAATTTACAGAGGCGTTCATGGCCGCTTTAGAATTGATGGAGCTTTTCGGGAAAGGAAATTTTTATCTCTCTCTGGAGGATCATGATCTTCCGCCGGAGAAGAAGGCGAACCATTTGCTCATTCAGCTTTCCCAAAGGACAGGCATCCCTATGGTGGTGGCCCATGAAGCTTATTATGTACATAAAAGAGAAGCGAAGGTGCAGGATGTATTGAGCGCCATCGGAACCGGCAAGAAACTGACCGATCCCAGCCGGGAACGCCTTCTGACCGAACAATATGATTTAAAAAGTGAAGAGGAGATGGTGGAACGTTTCAGTTGGGTGAAAGAAGGACTGGAGAACAGTGTAAAGATTGCGGAACGGTGCCGGGTGGAGATTCCTTTCGGGAAATCAATCCTCCCTTCCTTTCCCTATCCGCCGGGGAAAGACGGCCCTGAAACCCTTCGCTCCCTCTGTATGGAGGGGGTGAGAGAACGATACGGAGACCCTCCTCCTGCCCGGGTGATGGATCGTCTAACCTATGAACTCTCGATCATTGAGCAGATGGGGTTTACCGATTATTTCCTTATCGTTTGGGATTTTATGAAATATGCTCATGAGAAGGGAATCCCAACAGGTCCCGGGAGGGGATCGGCGGCAGGGAGCCTGGTCGCCTATGTGTTAAAGATTACAAATATTGATCCGCTGAGGTATAATCTCTTCTTTGAACGGTTTCTCAATCCGGAGCGGATCTCCATGCCGGATATCGACATCGATTTTGCGGACGATCGCAGGGATGAGATGATTGAGTACGTTTCGAAGAAATATGGAGCGGACCGGGTGGCCCAGATCATCACGTTTGGGACGATGGCGGCGAGGGGAGCCGTGCGGGATGTAGGCCGGGTGATGAATTTTCCGTATACCATGGTGGATCAGGTGGCAAAGTTAATTCCCGCCTCCCTGAATATGACGTTGGAGAGAGCGCTGGAAGAGAGCGAGGAGTTGCGGGAATGGGTGAAGCGGGATGATCAGGTAAGGCTTCTCATCGAGATCGCCCGCTCCATCGAAGGGCTTCCCCGCCACGCTTCCACCCACGCCGCGGGGATCGTCATCGCCAAAGAACCGTTGACCCACTATGTACCCCTTCAGAAAGGAAGCGAAGGGGGAACCCAAACCCAATACCCCATGGAAGTTCTGGAAGAGCTTGGACTCTTAAAGATGGATTTTTTGGGTTTACGGAATCTCACCATTATCCAACAGACCGTAGAGGAGATCTTTCATCTCACCGGGAAGAGGGTCGATCCTTCCGTATTTCCAAAAAATGATCCAAAAACGTATGAACTTTGCTCCCGGGGAGAGACCACCGGCGTCTTCCAATTGGAGTCGGTGGGAATGAGAAATGTGTTGAGGGAACTTAAACCTAGCCGATTCGAGGATTTGGTCGCTGTTCTCGCCCTTTACCGCCCGGGCCCCATGGAGAATATCCCCCTTTACATCAAAGGGAAACAAGGG
The DNA window shown above is from Thermicanus aegyptius DSM 12793 and carries:
- a CDS encoding YtrH family sporulation protein produces the protein MVRVISVFFVAFGIVLGGALMAGVAALITRQPPFDFMAQVSEDLKFWAIIAAIGGTFEALKGLHEGVLIGHISALFRQILYILSAFFGANTASYMLLTLLNGKGMG
- a CDS encoding DNA polymerase III subunit alpha, producing the protein MSRYCHLHVHSEYSLLKSAARIEELASQAARMGMKALALTDFDAMYGIIPFYQACKRVGVKPILGLEISMSRKGGEKESIFPLVLLAETYEGYQNLMRLSTLAHLKEEAPPFLHLEELKAHSRGIIALSGSVRGEIPQLLLAGKFTEAFMAALELMELFGKGNFYLSLEDHDLPPEKKANHLLIQLSQRTGIPMVVAHEAYYVHKREAKVQDVLSAIGTGKKLTDPSRERLLTEQYDLKSEEEMVERFSWVKEGLENSVKIAERCRVEIPFGKSILPSFPYPPGKDGPETLRSLCMEGVRERYGDPPPARVMDRLTYELSIIEQMGFTDYFLIVWDFMKYAHEKGIPTGPGRGSAAGSLVAYVLKITNIDPLRYNLFFERFLNPERISMPDIDIDFADDRRDEMIEYVSKKYGADRVAQIITFGTMAARGAVRDVGRVMNFPYTMVDQVAKLIPASLNMTLERALEESEELREWVKRDDQVRLLIEIARSIEGLPRHASTHAAGIVIAKEPLTHYVPLQKGSEGGTQTQYPMEVLEELGLLKMDFLGLRNLTIIQQTVEEIFHLTGKRVDPSVFPKNDPKTYELCSRGETTGVFQLESVGMRNVLRELKPSRFEDLVAVLALYRPGPMENIPLYIKGKQGEIPVTYPHPSLEEILKETYGVIVYQEQIMQIASTMAGYTLGEADLLRRGVGKKKKEILDAERDRFVKGAIMKGYEEETALSVYDLIVRFANYGFNKSHSVAYAEVAYQMAYLKANYPLPFMAALLASVMGNHVKISEYVEECGRMGIKALPPHINKSKMSFTVEEGGIRFGLIAIKNVGLQAIRNILEAREEGGDFSDLYDLIRRTDPRTVNRRVLESLIQAGTLDPLPGHRAQKLAALDELIEFAHGEKREKEEFTLFSGDEPLLPPPLPEIEPFTKDELLSLEREYLGLSLSGHPLDEFGPILSHPKVTPIAQLPFADSKEKVFVAGVMRGLKPISTRKGEPMAFARLEDKSGSVDVIFFPKIYAGIRFTVKEEALLLVEGRVQKEEESVKLVGERIWKLKDLLPKFLEGRGGGDLFPGRRVYIKITKAHKVTHKVEKLERLLLTYPGDTPILLYDEEEKVTKQLSAKYNVTPSLALIREVGNLLGPQSIVVKEN